A region from the Anomaloglossus baeobatrachus isolate aAnoBae1 chromosome 11, aAnoBae1.hap1, whole genome shotgun sequence genome encodes:
- the LOC142256859 gene encoding ferritin heavy chain B-like — protein sequence MESQVRQNFKSDCEAAINRMVNLELYASYTYLSMSFYFDRDDVALEHVAKFFKEQSHEEREHAEKFLKYQNKRGGRVVLQDIKKPDRDEWANTLEAMQAALALEKTVNQALLDLHKLATDKVDPQLCDFLESEYLEEQVKAIKQLGDYITNLKRLGVPQNGMGEYLFDKHTLGESS from the exons ATGGAATCCCAGGTGCGCCAGAACTTCAAGAGCGACTGCGAGGCTGCCATCAACCGCATGGTGAACCTGGAGCTCTATGCCTCCTACACCTACCTCTCCATG TCCTTCTACTTTGACCGAGATGATGTCGCCCTTGAACATGTGGCCAAGTTCTTCAAGGAGCAGAGCCATGAAGAGAGGGAGCACGCTGAGAAGTTCCTGAAGTATCAAAACAAGCGTGGGGGACGTGTGGTCCTCCAGGACATTAAG aAACCTGACCGTGATGAGTGGGCCAACACCCTGGAGGCCATGCAGGCCGCCCTGGCGCTGGAGAAGACCGTGAACCAGGCCCTCCTGGATCTTCATAAGTTGGCCACTGACAAAGTTGACCCTCAA CTCTGTGACTTCTTGGAATCTGAATACCTGGAGGAACAGGTGAAGGCTATTAAGCAGCTTGGAGACTACATCACCAACCTGAAGCGCCTTGGGGTACCCCAGAACGGCATGGGCGAGTACCTGTTTGACAAGCACACCCTGGGAGAGAGCAGCTAA